The Pyrenophora tritici-repentis strain M4 chromosome 2, whole genome shotgun sequence genome window below encodes:
- a CDS encoding ATP-synt-H domain containing protein: MANGWAPIIGLIVVVIFCAASWVLAPKGENQTYVFARPRLHQSSTTPGSLHRQHRAALQPCKPCLRTKTSLEQLLAVHEKRERARRVHFDDSGSDETTRIRTSPPTSIYSYSDFDGAEDEKSMARGAGAGCTTG, translated from the exons ATGGCGAACGG CTGGGCGCCCATCATCGGcctcatcgtcgtcgtcatcttctGCGCTGCATCCTGGGTTCTAGCACCAAAGGGCGAAAACCAAACGTACGTGTTTGCCCGTCCCCGTCTCCACCAGTCCAGCACAACACCCGGTTCGCTCCACCGCCAGCACCGCGCTGCTCTTCAACCCTGTAAACCCTGTCTGCGCACCAAGACGTCTCTGGAACAGCTGCTCGCTGTGCATGAGAAGCGTGAGAGAGCCCGTCGCGTTCACTTTGACGATAGCGGTAGCGATGAGACGACGCGGATCCGTACTTCTCCTCCAACAAGCATCTACAGCTACAGCGATTTCGATGGTGCCGAGGACGAGAAGAGCATGGCGCGAGGAGCCGGAGCCGGATGCACAACCGGATGA
- a CDS encoding ARV1, membrane protein, translating to MPICISCRTLVRTLYTTYSKADDRALGKGVRLTQCPVCKKFADKYVEHDFVILFIDLVLIKAEVYRHLLFNRLGRDDEKFDRSILRLGILLLLFDVYLTWARIEKLPLPPTSPHHPSSFSDPTQNTTSLTPTPITNAQFLQSYPLGLQYLFFLLLVTLSTLAFHLPIRLLCAANPPSPLRTLWRKAIPYFPHATPL from the exons ATGCCAATATGCATATCCTGCCGCACCCTCGTGCGCACACTCTATACGACCTACTCCAAAGCCGACGACCGCGCACTCGGCAAAGGCGTGCGCCTAACGCAATGTCCCGTATGCAAGAAATTCGCGGATAAATACGTCGAACACGATTTTGTAATCTTGTTCATCGACCTGGTCCTTATAAAGGCCGAGGTGTATCGGCACTTGTTGTTTAATCGGCTGGGGAGGGATGATGAGAAGTTTGAT CGATCAATCCTCCGCCTAGGAatcctccttctcctcttcgACGTCTACCTAACCTGGGCCCGCATCGAAAAACTTCCCTTACCACCCACCTCGCCGCACCACCCTTCCTCCTTCTCCGATCCGACCCAAAACACCACATCACTCACCCCCACACCAATAACCAACGCCCAATTCCTACAGTCATACCCCCTCGGCCTCCAATACCTCTTCTTCCTGCTCCTCGTAACCCTCTCCACACTAGCCTTCCACCTCCCCATCCGCCTCCTCTGCGCCGCGAACCCACCGTCCCCCTTACGCACCCTCTGGCGTAAAGCGATTCCCTACTTCCCACACGCTACGCCCCT TTAG